The following coding sequences lie in one Lacerta agilis isolate rLacAgi1 chromosome 4, rLacAgi1.pri, whole genome shotgun sequence genomic window:
- the LOC117045109 gene encoding mediator of RNA polymerase II transcription subunit 22 isoform X1 has product MSWAGPYLQHVLPQSKETLLQSYKKRLKDDIKSVMDNFTEIIKTAKIEEETQVSRATQGEQDNYEMHVRAANIVRAGESLMKLVSELKQFLILNDFPSVNEAINRRNQQMRSLQEECDKKLIALRDEISIDLYELEEEYYSSRYK; this is encoded by the exons atgtcttgggccggcccttaCCTG CAGCACGTGCTCCCCCAGAGCAAGGAAACCCTCCTCCAGTCTTACAAGAAGAGGCTGAAAGATGACATCAAGTCTGTCATGGATAACTTCACAGAGATAATCAAAACTGCGAAGATTGAGGAAGAAACCCAAGTTTCTCGGGCAACCCAAGGCGAGCAGGACAACTATGAGATGCATGTCAGAGCTGCAAATATTGTCCGGGCTGGCGAGTCTCTTATGAAGCTCGTCTCTGAGCTAAAACAGTTCCTGATCCTCAACGACTTCCCTTCCGTCAACGAAGCCATCAACCGGAGGAACCAGCAGATGCGCAGCCTTCAGGAGGAATGCGACAAGAAGCTTATTGCCCTGCGTGATGAGATCTCCATAGACCTCTATGAGCTGGAGGAAGAATATTACTCTTCTAGGTACAAATGA
- the LOC117045109 gene encoding mediator of RNA polymerase II transcription subunit 22 isoform X2 translates to MSQQHVLPQSKETLLQSYKKRLKDDIKSVMDNFTEIIKTAKIEEETQVSRATQGEQDNYEMHVRAANIVRAGESLMKLVSELKQFLILNDFPSVNEAINRRNQQMRSLQEECDKKLIALRDEISIDLYELEEEYYSSRYK, encoded by the coding sequence ATGTCTCAGCAGCACGTGCTCCCCCAGAGCAAGGAAACCCTCCTCCAGTCTTACAAGAAGAGGCTGAAAGATGACATCAAGTCTGTCATGGATAACTTCACAGAGATAATCAAAACTGCGAAGATTGAGGAAGAAACCCAAGTTTCTCGGGCAACCCAAGGCGAGCAGGACAACTATGAGATGCATGTCAGAGCTGCAAATATTGTCCGGGCTGGCGAGTCTCTTATGAAGCTCGTCTCTGAGCTAAAACAGTTCCTGATCCTCAACGACTTCCCTTCCGTCAACGAAGCCATCAACCGGAGGAACCAGCAGATGCGCAGCCTTCAGGAGGAATGCGACAAGAAGCTTATTGCCCTGCGTGATGAGATCTCCATAGACCTCTATGAGCTGGAGGAAGAATATTACTCTTCTAGGTACAAATGA